CCCCAGCACCACCTCCAGCACCACCTCCAGCCCCGCCCACCAGCAGTTTTCCGCCCCCGCGCCGGCCTCGCTGACCGAGCGCCGCAAGGCCGAGACCCGGACGGAGATCGCCCGCGCGGCGGCGGCCCTGTTCGTCCGACAGGGCCTCAGGGCGACCCGCGCCGAGGACATCGCGCAGGCCGCGGGCATCGCGCCGCGCACGTTCTACCGTTACTTCGCCACCAAGGAGGAAGCGGTCGCCCCCCTCTACGCGACGGGAGCCCAGCGCTGGGCGGAAGCGGTCCGCTCGGCCCCGGCCCACCTCACCGTCCCGCAGGCCCTGGAACACGCCGTCCATCACACCCTCACCCCCGGCCTCGGCGTCTCGACGGCATCCTGGGAATGGGTCCGCACCCTGATCCGCCTGGCCGGCACCAGCCCCGCCCTGCGCAAGGTCTGGGCAGAGGTCTGCCAGCAGTCCGACCAGAACCTGGCCGAGATCCTGACGACCCGCCTTTCGTCAACTACGGCCGTGAACGGCGGAGTCGGAGGTGACGGAATCAGGGAAGCCGAGGCAGGCGAAGCGGCCGACGAGCGCGCCGGCC
Above is a genomic segment from Streptomyces fodineus containing:
- a CDS encoding TetR/AcrR family transcriptional regulator, translated to MSTTPGTAPSTTSSTTSSPAHQQFSAPAPASLTERRKAETRTEIARAAAALFVRQGLRATRAEDIAQAAGIAPRTFYRYFATKEEAVAPLYATGAQRWAEAVRSAPAHLTVPQALEHAVHHTLTPGLGVSTASWEWVRTLIRLAGTSPALRKVWAEVCQQSDQNLAEILTTRLSSTTAVNGGVGGDGIREAEAGEAADERAGRTDVAVRPAPPAPDTPDLRFAAAVAGAAVRVAVESWAATTSPPTGPQGPAALALRNLGSLRGFGWGDGQG